The Candidatus Eremiobacteraceae bacterium genome segment TTTGCGTAGCGAAGGTTCCATGATGACGGCGTCCGCGGCTTCCGAAGTGATGTCGCTGTTCTGTCCGAAGGCGAGACCGACCGTTGCGCTCTGCATGGCAGGAGCATCGTTTATGCCGTCTCCGATGAACATCGTGGGGGCGCGTTCGGTCAGCTCCCTGACGATCGCAACTTTGTCTTCTGGCCCCTTGCCGGACTGGACGTCCGTGATGCCCACGCGGTCCGCCAAGTAGCGGACTTCAGAATCACGATCGCCCGAGAGTATCATGATTCGGTCGACCCCGTGCCGCGGCGTTAGGTGTTCGATGAACGAGTGGCTGTCAGCACGCGGCTCGTCACGGAAGCGAAGCGTTGCGGCGTAAGCGCCGTCGACGAATACCAGCGATTCGAGACCTTGTGCCGCCGCAGGAAGAGCTGATGGAAGTGGCCTCCCTGCCTTCGAGAGCGCTTGGCGGCCGGTGATTTCCACGATTCGTTTGTCGACCAGCGCGCGAAGGCCCGCACCTGCGTTCTCGCTCACCTGCTCCGCGAGACTAAAGTGCACCCCGTCTGCTTTGGCTGCATCCAATATCGCTTGCGCCAACGGGTGTTTTGAATATTGTTCGAGCGTGGCCGCCAATGTAAGAAGCTCTGTGCGCGTGAATTCGGGAGCGCACAGCACTTCTGTCAAGGTGGGACGGCCATACGTCAGGGTGCCTGTCTTGTCGAAGATCATGGTGCGACAAGAACCGATGCGCTCCAGGATCGTCGGATTCTTGATGATGATCCCTTTGCGAGCAGCAAGGGAAATCGCGCCGATGATGGCGATGGGAATCCCCAGCAGCAACGGACAGGGTGTCGCAATGACGACGACGGAGAGAAAACGAACCGGACTCCCGGAGATCAGCCAGCCGAACGCCGCGATGGCGAGCGCGATCGGCGTGTACCAAGCGCCAAGTTGATCGCCCAGCCGGCGCAGTCGCGGTCGCCGTTCTTCGGCCTCTTGCATGACCCGCATGATTCGTGAGTAGCGCGAATCGGCAGCCAGTTTCAGCGCTTTGATCGCCAGCACCGTATCGCCGTTTATCGTACCGGACAGCACCTGCGAACCGGGGGCCTTCGAAGTTCTATAGGGTTCGCCCGTCAGATACGATTCATCCATCCAGCCGTGGCCTTCGATGACGATCCCGTCCACCGGACATAATTCATGCGGCATCACGATGAGTGAGTCGTCGATTTTGACGTCGTTCAACTGGACATCGACGATGGCGGAGGCCACCGAGCGATGTGCGACGTTCGGCATGCGCCGGGCGAGCGCTTCAAGGATCGAGGAAGCTCGCTTGGTCGCGTATTGTTCCAGCGCCTGGCCGCCCGAAAGCATCAACACGACTATGCAGCCCACAAGATATTCGTGAAGCAGCACCGCCGTCGCGATGGATACCCCGGCCAGGAGGTCCGACCCGAAGTCGCGGGCGAGCATCTTCCGAGCCAAGACCGCGAGCAACGGCAACCCGCCGAAGATCAAGGCGGCGTACAACGGCAGATCGCTGACCGGTGCGGGAATCGACAATGCGAACCGCATGAAAAGGTTTGCGAGTATCGCGGCAAGTGCCGCAATCGCAACGTACGTCTCTAAGGATTGACGAAGCGCCAAACGGCGAATCGGCTCGACGATCATCCCTCGAGCGCGATGCGGATGTTGTCCAGGGATTCGACGACCTTCGTCGTGCGTTTGTTCGTCATCGCTACCTGATAGATTTCGGCGGTGATAAACGCGCCGCCTGTGAATGTTGTAGGGCGCCGTGTCGATACATTGGAATGTGGGGTAAGAAGATGGACACGCACGTTCAGCCGGCGCACGACATCATGCGCATGCTTCCGCAAGGGATCGAGTCGATGCTTGCGCCCAAAACCGTCGCCGTAATCGGAGCGACGGAGCGCCGCGCAAGCGTGGGCGCGGCCGTCATGCGCAATCTTTTGGATCACGAGTTCGGCGGCCGCGTCATCCCTGTATCGCTGACGCACGATCGCGTATTCGACGTGCCGGCCTTTCGCGAAATCGGTGCGATACCGGGCGCGGTCGATCTCGCGGTCATCGTAACGCCGGCCGCGACCGTGCCCGACGTTGTCGCGCAGTGCGCGTCCGCCGGCGTCCGGGGCGCGATCATCATATCGGGCGGCTTTCGCGAGACGGGGCCGGCCGGCGCCGCACTAGAGCAACGCATTCTCATCGAAGCCCGGCGCACTGACATGCGCATCATCGGCCCGAACTGCATCGGCGTCATTTCACCCGCGACCGGGCTGTACGCGTCGTTTTCGTCGCGCGCCGCGGCAAAAGGAAGCGTAGGATTCGCAAGTCAGAGCGGCGCGATCTGCGGCGCGATTCTCGATTGGAGCGCAGACGCTAACGTCGGCTTCAGCCACTTCGTGTCCACCGGATCGATGATCGACGTCGGGTGGTCCGACATCATCTATTTTCTCGGCGACGACGCACAGACCAAAAGCATCGTGCTCTACATGGAGGGCATCGGCGATGCCGCTGCCTTTATCTCCGCCGCTCGCGAGGTCGCGCTCGTCAAGCCGGTCATCGTCATGAAAGCCGGACGGACGCCGAGCGCTGCCAAAGCGGCGGTGTCGCACACCGGCGCGCTCGCCGGGAGCGACGACGTGATCGATGCGGCATTTCGTCGATGCGGCGTGCTTCGCGTCGACACCATCGAGGATCTATTCTCGATGGCCGACGTGTTGAGCAAACAGCCACGACCCAAGGGCCGCCGATTGGCGGTCATCACCAACGCAGGAGGCGCGGGCGTCATCGCAGTGGATGAGCTGGTGCGGGGCGGCGGCCAACTCGCGGCGCTTTCATCGGAGACGATCGCAAATCTCGACGCAGCGCTCCCGCCTCATTGGAGCCACGGCAATCCGATCGATGTGCTGGGCGATGCCGGCCCACTTCGCCTCCGTGCAGCGCTCGATGCGGTTGCCGTCGACCCGGGCGTTGACGGACTGCTCGTGGCGTTTGCGCCGCAAGCAATTTCCGGACCGAGTGAGATGGCAGAGCAACTCGTGCCGTTCGCACAGTGCGGCAAACCAATTCTCGCGAGCTGGATGGGTGGAAGCGGCGTCGCCGAAGGGACGGCGCTTCTCGACGCGGCCGGCATCCCCACGTTCCCGTACGTAGATGCGGCAACGCGCGTTTTCAACTTTCTCTGGCGCTATGGCGACAGCTTGCACGAGCTGTACGAGACGCCCGAGCTTCCGGTGGGGCTGCCGCAGCCTCACCTCGACGACGCACGTCTGATCATAGTTCGAGCGAACGCCGAGGGCCGCACTCTTCTCGACGCGGCGGAATCCATGATGTTTCTGGCCGCGTATGGCATCCCCACGCTCCCCACGGTGGCTGCAGCCGACTCGAATAGTGCGGTGCGAGCCGCCGCGTCGATCGGCTATCCGGTCGCCGTCAAACTGCTCTCGCATACGATCACGCACAAGACGGACGTGGGCGGCGTTCACCTCGATATCGCAGACGCCGCGGGCGTGGAGCAAGCGTTCCGCGCGATTGAGAGCGGAGTCGCAGCGCGAAGCGCGCCGGGTGACTTTCTCGGCGTGACGGTTCAGCCTATGGTGCGCGGCGAGGGATACGAGTTGATCCTGGGCAGCACGATCGATGCGCAGTTCGGCCCCGTCGTGCTCTTCGGACTCGGCGGTCAGCTCGTTGAGATCTTCGAAGACAAAGCGCTAGGACTTCCGCCGCTCAATTCGACCCTGGCGCGCCGGCTCATGGAGCGCACGAAGATATTTCGCGCCTTGTTAGGCGTGAGAGGCAGGCGGCCGGTCGATCTCGACCGTCTCGATGAGCTGCTCGTGCGATTCGCCGCGCTCGTCATCGAGCAGCCTCGGGTGCGTGAAATCGACGTCAATCCGCTGCACGCTTCGGCCGATGGCTTCGCCGCCGTCGACGCGCGAGTCGTGCTCTACGACGCGTCGATTGGCCCTGAGCATCTGCCGAAGTCCGCGATCAGGCCGTATCCCAGCCAGTATGTCGGCGCATGGACGAACACTCGAGGCCAGAATTTCGTCATTCGACCGATCCGCCCGGAAGACGAACCTGCCGTCCGGCGCTTTCATACCGTGCTGTCCGACGACAGTGTCTATCAGCGCTACGCACATCTGATCGGCCGCGAATCTCGGATGTCACATGACCGCTTGGTACGCACGTGTTTTGCCGACTACAGCCGCCAAATGGCGTTGATCGCCATGTACGGCGACGACGTCGCGGGAATAGGCCGGCTCGTCCGGGGCCACATCGGCCATGACGCCGAATTCGCGCTGCTCGTGGCAGATTCGTATCAGTCAAGCGGTTTAGGGACAGAGGTTCTCAGGCGGCTCTTGAAAATCGCCCGGGCTGAGGGGATAGAGTGCGTCTTCGGCTTCGTGCTCGCTCAGAACTCGCTCATGCTCAAGGTTTGTCGTCGACTCGGATTTTCCGTCGAATCGGAGCTTCGCGACCCGATGGTCAAGGCGTCGATCCGCCCGTAGATCTGCGCAGACATTCACAATCACTTCACACGGACCCCAAATCCCAATGCGATACTTCAGGTGTGAAGTTTCTCGTCCGACTCCTCGCAGTCGCGATTTCTATCGGCGTCGTGCGCTGGTGATCGCATTGGTTGCCGTTGCGTTGGGCCTGCTGAGGCCCGCGCATCGAGAGCGTGTCATATGAGTACTCGAATGCTAACAGACTGGATTGAGGAGTTTTTATGAGACCTATATATTTCACGTCATTCGTCACGGCTGCCGGCGCCCTGGTTGCGGTGTTGCTCGCCGGCTGCGAAGGGCGATACTCCATCGCCGGCACGCCGGCCGCGAGCGGTCCAGCTTCGGCGAACTCGGTGATGCGGGTCAACGCGATTTCGGCCGAACCGCCGGATATTATATTGAAAGCCGGCTCATCGATCGGTGTGAACACATTTCCCGACGGCGACACGCTGTCAGGCGGTCAAGGTCAAAAAATCGACTTCAAGCTCGAATGCCATGCGAACATGAGCGAAGTCTATCACATCCACGCACATCTGAGCATCTTCGACGCGTTGGGCTCCCAGATCATGGTTCCGTGGGGCGTTGGAATAGTCCAACCTTACACGTTTGACAATGACAACGATGAGATTCGCACGGGCACGTGTTTCTATAACTTGCACACCCATGATCGAAGCGGCATCATCCACGATGAAGCGTCCAAGAATCTCAATCTGACGCTGGGCAATTTCTTCGATATTTGGGGGATGCCGCTCTCGATGACCAACGTGGCGGGATACGCCGGCACCGTGTGGGTGAAGATCATCACACCGCAGGGCGAGAGGCCGTGGAGCGACACCATAGATCCGCGCACGCTCGTGCTGACGGAACACGAACAGATCACGCTCTCAGTAGGTCAAAAAGTAACGCCCGTGCCGGAATACAAGTTCACGTTCTGATCGTCAGTCGAGCAACTCGTAACCGGGCAACGTAAGGAACTCGACGAAGCGATCGCCGAGTGCCACGTCTTCGAATAGCGCGCGAGCTTGCGTGGGTTCCGCTCCTAGTTCGTCGTCCGCGATCCCTCGGACGAGCGCGCGGTCGACGACGCGACCGTCGCTCAAGCGTACGCCGTGCCGCACCCACTGCCACACTTGCGCGCGCGAGATCTCCGCCGTCGCGACGTCTTCCATCAAGTTCGCGATGGCGGCAGCGCCCGTGCCGTTCAGCCACGATGTCAGGTACTGGACTCCCACGCGGATGTTCGCGCGCAACCCTGCTTCGGTCACGGAACCACCGGCGATGCGCACATCGAGCAGCCGTCGGGGATTGGGCACGACGTCCGCGCGTGCGATATCGAGCTGATTCGGCCGATCGCCAAGCCGCTCTTCGAACACCGCACTTGCGACCGGCACGAGGTCGGGATGCGCCACCCACGTGCCGTCGAAGCCATCGCCGGCCTCGCGGAGTTTGTCTTCTCGCACCTTGGCAAACGCGGTATCGTTGACCGCGGCATCCTTGCGGCTCGGGATGAACGCGGCCATGCCGCCGATCGCATGTGCTCCGCGCCGATGGCACGTGTTGACCAGCAAATCGGTGTATGCGCGCATGAACGGCGCCGTCATGGCGATCTGCGCGCGGTCCGGCAGCACGAAATCCGGCCGGCTCCGGAACTTCTTAATCGTGCTGAAAATATAGTCCCATCGGCCGGCATTCAACCCGCAGATGCGGTCGCGCAGTTCGTACAGTATCTCTTCCATCTCGAATGCCGCGCACACGGTCTCTATCAGAACCGTCGCGCGGATAACGCGCGGCGGCAGCGTCAGTGCCGTTTCCGCGTGCGCAAAGACCTCATTCCACAGACGCGCCTCGAGATGGCTCTCAAGCTTCGGAAGATAGAAATACGGCCCGCTGCCTTTGGCGATCAGGCGCGCCGCGTTGTGGTACGCATAGAGCCCGAAATCGAAGAGCGAGGCCGACGCCCTGGCGTCGTCGACGAGCACGTGCTTTTCCGCAAGGTGCCAGCCGCGCGGCCGCACGATCAGCCTGGCGACGCGATCGCGCAGACGATAGCGAGAGCCGTCCGGGCCGGTGTGCTCGATTTCGCCCGCGATGGCATCGCAGAGATTTGCTTGCCCTTCGATGACGTTTGAGAACGTCGGCGCGGTTGCGTCCTCGAAGTCGGCCATGAAGACGTCCGCGCCCGAATTGAGCGCATTGATGAGCATCTTGCGTTCGACCGGGCCGGTGATCTCGACGCGCCGTGCGGTCAAATCCGGCGGCGCGGTGGCCACGCGCCAATCGGCGGAACGCAGGTGTGCGGTCTCAGGCAGGAAGCCGAGAAGACCACCGGCGTCGAGAGATGCTTGGCGACGGTCCCGCTCGCGCAGCAGCGCCAACCTGCGGCCGTCGAACGCGCGCTGCAGCGACGCGACGAACGCCAGCGCTTCGGGCGTCAGCACGCGTTCGGCATATGCGTCGATCCGCCCGAGGACGGTCACGCCCGCGGGAAGCAGGGCCCCTTGGCTAGGCGTCATGCGATTATTCTTAACACACTCTCGGCCCCGGAGTAAAATCACCGTTGCCAATCGCCGGTATCAACATTGTTGATGGATACCGGGCAAATGAAGCTTAATCATTGTGGTATCGTAATTGCTGATGATACGTATAAAAAATGGCGATTTTACTGATACCGGCCATTTATGGTACCGTCAACGGCATAGGCCAGAAACCGCCGACGGAGGTCATCGCACGCCATGTCGAACCCCGAACTCCTCAACTCCACCGCACAGGCCAAACCACAAGCGCCGCTCGCGGCCGAATGCACGTGCCCGGAAGATTGCCGCGTCGACCATGAAAACGACTAACGGCAACGGCGCCCTGCACGCGCCCTTGATCGCGTCACCGCTTTTGCCGCCCGGGTTTACCGTGCCCGCATCGCGACTCATACGCGGCAGCACGCGCATGCGGCAACTTCTTGAAACGGAGCGATATCTATTCGGCCCGGGTGTCTACGATCCGCTCGGCGCGCAAGTCGTGATGTACTACGGCTTCAAAGCGATTTATTTCAGCGGCTATTCGTTTGCGATGGGTCATCTCGGGACCACCGACATGGACCTCTACTCGAGCGTCGAGATCGCCGATGCGGCGCGCCGGACCGTCAGCGCTTTGCGCAAATTCCAACTGACCATGGCAGTCGGAGATCCGGAAAAAGGCATTCCGCCCAAGCACATCGACATACCGCCGCTCATCGCGGATATGGATGGCGGGTACGGCAACATCTTCAACGTCCAACGCACGGCGGAGCTGTACGTGAATGCCGGTGTGGCCGCGGCGCACATAGAGGATCAGGTCTTGCCAAAGCGATGCGGCCACATCGGCGGCAAGGCGCTCATCTCTGTCAACGAGATGCTCGGCAAACTTCGCATGGCGCGCAGCGTCGCTGACGACTTGGGCGACGAGGATTTCGTG includes the following:
- a CDS encoding heavy metal translocating P-type ATPase — translated: MIVEPIRRLALRQSLETYVAIAALAAILANLFMRFALSIPAPVSDLPLYAALIFGGLPLLAVLARKMLARDFGSDLLAGVSIATAVLLHEYLVGCIVVLMLSGGQALEQYATKRASSILEALARRMPNVAHRSVASAIVDVQLNDVKIDDSLIVMPHELCPVDGIVIEGHGWMDESYLTGEPYRTSKAPGSQVLSGTINGDTVLAIKALKLAADSRYSRIMRVMQEAEERRPRLRRLGDQLGAWYTPIALAIAAFGWLISGSPVRFLSVVVIATPCPLLLGIPIAIIGAISLAARKGIIIKNPTILERIGSCRTMIFDKTGTLTYGRPTLTEVLCAPEFTRTELLTLAATLEQYSKHPLAQAILDAAKADGVHFSLAEQVSENAGAGLRALVDKRIVEITGRQALSKAGRPLPSALPAAAQGLESLVFVDGAYAATLRFRDEPRADSHSFIEHLTPRHGVDRIMILSGDRDSEVRYLADRVGITDVQSGKGPEDKVAIVRELTERAPTMFIGDGINDAPAMQSATVGLAFGQNSDITSEAADAVIMEPSLRKVDELIHIALRMRAIALQSAVGGMALSFVGMAAAVAGYLPPVVGAVAQELIDVAAVLNAVRVAFPRGELADF
- a CDS encoding bifunctional acetate--CoA ligase family protein/GNAT family N-acetyltransferase gives rise to the protein MDTHVQPAHDIMRMLPQGIESMLAPKTVAVIGATERRASVGAAVMRNLLDHEFGGRVIPVSLTHDRVFDVPAFREIGAIPGAVDLAVIVTPAATVPDVVAQCASAGVRGAIIISGGFRETGPAGAALEQRILIEARRTDMRIIGPNCIGVISPATGLYASFSSRAAAKGSVGFASQSGAICGAILDWSADANVGFSHFVSTGSMIDVGWSDIIYFLGDDAQTKSIVLYMEGIGDAAAFISAAREVALVKPVIVMKAGRTPSAAKAAVSHTGALAGSDDVIDAAFRRCGVLRVDTIEDLFSMADVLSKQPRPKGRRLAVITNAGGAGVIAVDELVRGGGQLAALSSETIANLDAALPPHWSHGNPIDVLGDAGPLRLRAALDAVAVDPGVDGLLVAFAPQAISGPSEMAEQLVPFAQCGKPILASWMGGSGVAEGTALLDAAGIPTFPYVDAATRVFNFLWRYGDSLHELYETPELPVGLPQPHLDDARLIIVRANAEGRTLLDAAESMMFLAAYGIPTLPTVAAADSNSAVRAAASIGYPVAVKLLSHTITHKTDVGGVHLDIADAAGVEQAFRAIESGVAARSAPGDFLGVTVQPMVRGEGYELILGSTIDAQFGPVVLFGLGGQLVEIFEDKALGLPPLNSTLARRLMERTKIFRALLGVRGRRPVDLDRLDELLVRFAALVIEQPRVREIDVNPLHASADGFAAVDARVVLYDASIGPEHLPKSAIRPYPSQYVGAWTNTRGQNFVIRPIRPEDEPAVRRFHTVLSDDSVYQRYAHLIGRESRMSHDRLVRTCFADYSRQMALIAMYGDDVAGIGRLVRGHIGHDAEFALLVADSYQSSGLGTEVLRRLLKIARAEGIECVFGFVLAQNSLMLKVCRRLGFSVESELRDPMVKASIRP
- the aceB gene encoding malate synthase A; protein product: MTPSQGALLPAGVTVLGRIDAYAERVLTPEALAFVASLQRAFDGRRLALLRERDRRQASLDAGGLLGFLPETAHLRSADWRVATAPPDLTARRVEITGPVERKMLINALNSGADVFMADFEDATAPTFSNVIEGQANLCDAIAGEIEHTGPDGSRYRLRDRVARLIVRPRGWHLAEKHVLVDDARASASLFDFGLYAYHNAARLIAKGSGPYFYLPKLESHLEARLWNEVFAHAETALTLPPRVIRATVLIETVCAAFEMEEILYELRDRICGLNAGRWDYIFSTIKKFRSRPDFVLPDRAQIAMTAPFMRAYTDLLVNTCHRRGAHAIGGMAAFIPSRKDAAVNDTAFAKVREDKLREAGDGFDGTWVAHPDLVPVASAVFEERLGDRPNQLDIARADVVPNPRRLLDVRIAGGSVTEAGLRANIRVGVQYLTSWLNGTGAAAIANLMEDVATAEISRAQVWQWVRHGVRLSDGRVVDRALVRGIADDELGAEPTQARALFEDVALGDRFVEFLTLPGYELLD
- a CDS encoding isocitrate lyase/PEP mutase family protein: MKTTNGNGALHAPLIASPLLPPGFTVPASRLIRGSTRMRQLLETERYLFGPGVYDPLGAQVVMYYGFKAIYFSGYSFAMGHLGTTDMDLYSSVEIADAARRTVSALRKFQLTMAVGDPEKGIPPKHIDIPPLIADMDGGYGNIFNVQRTAELYVNAGVAAAHIEDQVLPKRCGHIGGKALISVNEMLGKLRMARSVADDLGDEDFVIIARTDGMSAVDAPESARGIDLAVERGLRYLDSGIPDLLWCEFSTPDRGPLETFTAEIHKRFPAARFAFNYSSSFKWFNEADPLTFDQLGDMGVKFLFITLGGQHAQSYGLSCLLQELRDQSELGYHALQRREWATGADFPTRSHHFFSGVPYHHLVGKLYDAARLGTEFVEHLPDDKVV